The sequence TTCAGTACTTTAAGAGTAAGAGGGCACCCACAGTTTCAGAGGAGGTGTGACTCTTGTGAGGGGAATCACGGAATATGGACCTGCCCACGGTTTAGAGAAGAAAGTGTTGAGGAGAGATGGAGAGTCGCTAAagacaagaaattgtgttttcgCTGTTTGTCTAGCAATCACCAAGGAAAGCAGTGTTTTTGATCAAGAGATTGCGGAATAGATGGTTGTAAGAGAAGTCACCACAAATTGCTTCATCTTTCGGAAGATGTCACTAATCGAGTAGCGTCTGTTGAAGATGCAAATATTTCAGATATATCCTCTCAAAGAGTCATTGCATGTGAAAACACTGCGGGGAACACCGAAAAAGGGTCGGAAGAGCGTTCCCAAATTACCACCTTAACGTCTGCGCAGTACAAAGAAGTTGTATCCCTTCGAACTGTACCAGTTTGGCTCAAATCGAAAGGGAAGAAAATTATAGTCAACGCAGTCCTGGATGATGCCAGTACCATTTCTTATGTTAACGAAGAGGTCGCTGGAGCTCTTGGTTTATCTGCTACGTACGAAAAGGTTTCAGTTAATGTTCTAAAAAAGAATGTAGACACATTTGACTCAATGCCTGTTAACTTAGCTTTGAAGAGCTGTGACGGTAACGTGAAGATACCCTTCCAGGCTCTGACTTGCCCTCGTCGAGTGACCGGAACCTACAAGAGAGTTGATTGGCAAAGGTATCAGAGCAGATGGCCTCATCTGAGCGTTTGCAAGTTCCCAGACCCTGCTGCACACCCGATGGTTGATTTGCTCATCGGACAGGCCCAAATCGATCTACATTTTTCTAAATGCGATGTAAAAGGGGACCCGGGAGAGTCCGTAGCCAGGTTAGGTCCATTGGGATGGTCCGGTATTGGTCACCCAGACAGAAGAACTATTGCCAAAGAGATACAAACGAATTTAGCGTACACTCTTTTCTGTAGACCCCTGGTGTATGACGAAATTAACAACTCATTGAAGCGCTTCTgggaaattgaaattacgggaATTCAGAAATCCAAGCCGAATATTATGACAGTTGAAGAAAAAATTACTTTTGAGAAGGTGAATCAATCCTTAGTCCACGATGGTGAACGTTACCAACTGGCCGTTCCATGGAAGTCGGACTGCCCCACCTTACCGAACAACTTCAAAGTGGCTTGCAGTCGATTGAAAAACACAGAGAAGCGTCTGTTAAGGCAGCCTTTAGTGGGACAAGAGTACAACCAAATTATCGTGTCGTACTTAGACAAGGGTTACATTCACAAGATTAAGGAGACAGACAAAGAACCGCCTATTGTCTGGTATCTTCCTCATTTCCCAGTTTGTCGTCCCGAAAGAATGACAAGCAAGACGAGAATAGTCTTTGATGCCAGTGCCAAGTTTCAGGGGACGTCTTTGAACGAAGAGCTTTATTCAGGACCTAAGCTCCAAAACGGTCTGTTTGATGTGCTCCTGCGATTCCATCGTTTTCCCGTTGCAGTTGCTTGTGATGTAAGTGAGATGTACTTACAGATTCGTATCCCAATAGAAGATCGTTGAAAGTTCAGATTTCTCTGGAGGAATTTAGAAGTTGATCGAAAGCCTGATATCTACGAATTTGAACGAGTGGTATTCGGTGACGCTTCAGCCCCATTTCGCGCACAGTACGTGTCCCAGGAAAACGCAAGAATTTACCAGAAAGAGTTTCCTCATGCATCCACCACAGTCTGCAAGTCTACCTATATGGATGACTCACTAGATTCCGTGAGGGACAACCAGACGGCTATTCAGCTATTTGAAGAACTCCAAGGTCTGTGGGCAAAGGCCGGAATGAAAGCCAAGAAATGGCTTAGTAATTCACCGGAAATGCTGACAAAGATCCTCAAGAGCTATGAGCCTATGAGATCAACCTTAAAGATAGCTTACCTACTGCAAAGACCCTTGGCATTTTATGGCGAGCCCAGCAAGACGTTTTGACTTTTCAAGCTAAAAGACTGCCTGAAGAAGAGAAACTTACCAAGTGGATTATTCTCAGCAAAATAGCGGAAGTTTCTGATCCTCTAGGTCTTGCTGGTCCTTTTGTCGTATGTGCAAAAATCCTCTTACAGGAAATGTGGACCAAGGGCCTCGACTGGGACGAGCCTATTGATCACGAACTTTCAAGTCGAGCAAAAACATGGTTCTCTGAATTGGGGGCTTGCAGGAGATTAGTGTTCCAAGATGCCTTCAAGAATCAAAAGCCGAAAagtccgtttccgtgcaaactTTCGTTGACGCCTCAAGTGAAGCATATGGTGCAGTGAGCCATCTAAGAAGCGAGTATGCTCAAGGCTGCTATGTCGTTCGAATCATCGGATCAAAAACAAGAGTTTGTCCATTGTCACCGATGAGCACTCCTAGATTAGAATTGATGGCATCCGTTCTAGGTCTCCGTGTAACAGTTTCGATCCTTGCTGTCCTGGACATTTCTATTGACCACGCTCGATTCTGGTCTGACAGTATGAATGTCGTGTATTGGATTCGAGGTAAAGGAAAGCAGTACCTTCCGTTTGTGGCAAACAGAATCGGAGAGATCCAAAGCCAGTCAAACCCTGAGCAATGGCAATACGTGGAAACGGAAGAGAATCCTGCTGATCCATGTTCCCGTGGTCTTTCAGCGTCGCGGCTTAAAGGCAAGTCCTTATAGTGGAGAGGGCCCGATTTTCTGACGAAGCACGAGTGTGAATGGTCAAAGGCTAAGATTAAAGAAGGATCAGAAGTAAAGACGGAAACGAAGAAAAAGTTAACATTGACGTCATCACTGAACTTCGTGCTACCCCACAGGCCACAGGATCGCAAGGGGAGACTCCATCCTTCTAACTGGTCCAGTTGGCTAAAGCTCATCAGAGTTTGCGCATGGGTCCTGACGTTCGTTCAAAACTGAAGATCTTCCCGTCAAGAACGTCTTTCAGAGTCATTGTCCCCTGAGGAAATAGAAAACGCTGAAATACTAATTATCCGTGAAGCTCAGCAAGCCGCATGTACGGAGGAGCCCTTCAAGAGAACAAgttgatttcaaagaaaagcCGTTTGAAAACACTAGTGCCTCTGCTAGACGAAGATGGTCTGATTCGCTGCGATGGTCGTCTGCGATTCGCAGAGTTCCTGCCCTACGACATGCGATTTCCCATTATCCTCCCAAGAGGAAGCTGGACAACAAAGTTGATCGTAAAACATTTCAACGAGGCTGGATATCACGTCTCAGGAACAAACCACATCCTTGCAAACTTGTCCACCAAATACTGGATACCAGCAGCACGAGAAGAAATACGCCAGTGCGAAAATGAATGCAACGAATGTAAGAGACGAAAAACAAGGGTTGCTCAACAGATCATGGCACCACTGCCCCTTGTTCGATTGCGATTGCCACTTCGAGCATTTGCTCGAGTCTCAGTTGACTATGGTGGTGCTTTTATTACCGTCCAGGGTCGGGGAAAACGAAGAGAAAAACGCTGGCTGTGTCTATTCACCTGCCTAACATGTCGTGCCGTACATTTGGAGATGTCGTTTGGCTTAGATACTGACAGTTTTCTTAAGTGTTTCGTTCGAATAGCAAGTCGCCGGGGATATctagacttgccacaagtcgactgcgagagagcgagcgaaaacGAGGGACGAAGTGGCGAGACGCGTGCGAAAGTCGCCAGAAGAGTCGACTTGTTCCGCCTGcggaatattgaatttaatttgcatattgttggcgcgaaaaaacctcaAGAGCAATCGACTGGTTGCACAGGATTAAATTACTCGAAAAGTACGTCATAGTAtataccgttctctgattggataaaGCCTCTGACACACCCccgaccagaaaactggtcggtaaaaaatggcgcgctgcaagtgagaaaagtccgtttccctccggacaacctattttcctgctagctgaaacgggctttgagaaagtctagGGGATATCCTGAAGAGATCGTTAGTGATAGAGGAACAAATTTCATCGGAGCGGACCGGGAACTTCGGGAGTTACTGGATGCTTTGGATCGAGACAAGATCAAAGACcaaactgtaaacaaaggagtGAAATGGTTCTTTAATCCACCTTTGGCGCCCCATTTCGGAGGAGGTCATGAAGTTATGATCAAGGCAGCAAAAAGGGCTTATTCGAGGGATCCTTAGTGATGCGGACGTGAACGACAAAGAACCCTTTCCCGTCTAAGAAATTCCAGGCATTTTTTTGGTACACTACTATTTTTAATCataattcacaaacaatgtaaCCCAGCAAGGTAAAAATCACTCAGCATAGTCTCCATACAAGGagcttcaagggaaaaaaattctctccaaaggagctcacagttgttaaaaaaaaaaatcaaaatcatgaaaattagcataatttatgcaaaaagtTTTACTAAATACATTAAAAATGGCCAACAGAGTTGGCTATGAAAAAATGTTAGAGAAGGAAATGTTCCCACACCGTTTAACTTGAAATTGtccaaatctggtggaaataGAACAAACACagaattaattacaattttttattgagaaacctttggaaaataaaaattaatgaacactCTTcgtggcattttttttttgtggggggtgtgtcttacttggggtggatggaaaagtgaagaaaaggtgaaatgagccctccttcaccttttaaagtgcttttttctcctaaataacaacttttcacagttcaaccatGCTGCGTACCATATCGACACATAGTATATGATACCTGGacttgtttcgggacttttttttttggggggggggggaggtgtgtCTATAGGGGTGTACAAGTTCTATTTAGGTCCACATAAgtctgggaagaaggaaaaatatccctattcaaactttttgcaacacacagtctctatcatgagtacttcacaatgtcGAATACTCACATGAAGCAACAGGTGATACTacttgacctcttgacctctaccaggaaatgtcacaaaatatcaggaaatatcagctagggcagctacacagaatagaaacaaaacagattatGCTTTGAcgcttgaaaaatatatgtatgatacAACGAAATGGAACAATTTTGATATAATCAATTTATAATCACAGAATACCCACCTGTAACACCACCCATCATTCATCATTCTGCTCTACCGCTTCAATATCTTCATGTCGCCGTGAAAAATCCGAATCTACACCGCTAACAGAAAGAGAAAACACGGATCTATTCAACAGATAGCTTGTAGCAATTGAAAAACGGTGACAAAGCGAAATCAggacagaaaataagtaaataacaatgacaattcgctcgagtaacgcaatttccggtaactTGATACTTCggcgtcctttcaaacaaaacatgatctctttgctcAAAGAGGTCAAAAACGATATTCTTTTGGCGTAAACACGAATCAttttactttagatatcaactaagaagcatcttcctataaaacaagctcgaaatcaagagtcacaagcggagaaaaatcatattttgctGCATGTgaggaacagattttcgctgtgTGAGGACCGCGTGGTCGCATCTCATGAACTTCAAAATCCgttcttacctcgaaatatcGTATTGAATTTTCGGACAGACGGTCCAATTTACTTTCCTATCCAATATCCATGCTATTTGTAGTCTTTTCCATCCATTTAAGGGGAAAATCGGAgtcatttgaatcattttctttcacttgccATCTCTCAGCGCTTACGCCACGACGCTTAAGATcggaaaattattttcaaaaatttttcagAAATTATATATTTTAGTAATCATTCTGAAACTCGACCAGTAATTGGCTAATTTCATAATCTCTCATTGATTTAAATTTGACGTCAATCGAAAATAACGCAATCCTTTTACGACGATTTGAATTTATAGGTCGGATCCGACCTATCTTTGACGGCGGGTTTAAAACActggtcacaggtcaggtcacaggtcaggtcaggtcaataggaagaatatttttctgccaaggagattgactatatttttggggtatttggttttatcaacggagttgataatgtaaattggtcaccgtacagagattttgttcaagttatttacttgagtacaagttatttactcttgggactgtTTCATGCTTCAGTAAAATGAACATCCAacatttttaatgcaaatactccccttcccaaacgacttgtattatgctgagggtgattaaagagaataacgagaaatataaattaaataaattaaattaattatgGCAGTACCCACAAGCcctgtcatcacgtgatttatcttgTGAGCAAATGGTTAAAAGCCACGGAAATGGAGGATATAAACAGCGAACCCGAGGACAACAAAGTAGG comes from Acropora muricata isolate sample 2 unplaced genomic scaffold, ASM3666990v1 scaffold_757, whole genome shotgun sequence and encodes:
- the LOC136908278 gene encoding uncharacterized protein; translation: MIRLKSCLESKAEEAISRLRFAGEAYEEAKNTLMRRFGGERRQLQKIRPLQEGNIQELEKFTDILVSTIITLREHNRESELEPGSLLFCIVVEEIPKTMLSRHFRWAFETHRLESLQTLRDWMVEESEYQVKATESTEGLAAKGRQREDDRRKNRAFSTLRVRGHPQFQRRCDSCEGNHGIWTCPRFREESVEERWRVAKDKKLCFRYVTNRVASVEDANISDISSQRVIACENTAGNTEKGSEERSQITTLTSAQYKEVVSLRTVPVWLKSKGKKIIVNAVLDDASTISYVNEEVAGALGLSATYEKVSVNVLKKNVDTFDSMPVNLALKSCDGNVKIPFQALTCPRRVTGTYKRVDWQRYQSRWPHLSVCKFPDPAAHPMVDLLIGQAQIDLHFSKCDVKGDPGESVARLGPLGWSGIGHPDRRTIAKEIQTNLAYTLFCRPLVYDEINNSLKRFWEIEITGIQKSKPNIMTVEEKITFEKVNQSLVHDGERYQLAVPWKSDCPTLPNNFKVACSRLKNTEKRLLRQPLVGQEYNQIIVSYLDKGYIHKIKETDKEPPIVWYLPHFPVCRPERMTSKTRIVFDASAKFQGTSLNEELYSGPKLQNGLFDVLLRFHRFPVAVACDEISVPRCLQESKAEKSVSVQTFVDASSEAYGAVSHLRSEYAQGCYVVRIIGSKTRVCPLSPMSTPRLELMASVLGLRVTVSILAVLDISIDHARFWSDSMNVVYWIRGKGKQYLPFVANRIGEIQSQSNPEQWQYVETEENPADPCSRGLSASRLKGKSL
- the LOC136908279 gene encoding uncharacterized protein, encoding MYGGALQENKLISKKSRLKTLVPLLDEDGLIRCDGRLRFAEFLPYDMRFPIILPRGSWTTKLIVKHFNEAGYHVSGTNHILANLSTKYWIPAAREEIRQCENECNECKRRKTRVAQQIMAPLPLVRLRLPLRAFARVSVDYGGAFITVQGRGKRREKRWLCLFTCLTCRAVHLEMSFGLDTDSFLKCFVRIASRRGYLDLPQVDCERASENEGRSGETRAKVARRVDLFRLRNIEFNLHIVGAKKPQEQSTGCTGLNYSKSTS